Proteins from a single region of Erythrobacter sp.:
- a CDS encoding cold-shock protein has product MGYDRGRRRGRDKRDGFGEDGFDPFGGGNDGFPPARDFGGGDRFGGGDRFGGGGDRFGGGGGGDRFGGGGPRGGGGPRGPGGPGGGGGGGGGFSRMPAQVVGTGKGIVKFFNSQKGFGFIQQEGGGEDVFVHISAVERAGLEGLAEGQELQYNLVDRGGKVSAQDLQVVGDVIAVAAKPAAPQRELTGERAKGTVKFFNAMKGFGFLVRDDGQPDAFVHISAVERSGLSALNEGERYEFDLEVDRRGKYSAVNLAPIEG; this is encoded by the coding sequence ATGGGTTACGATAGGGGACGCCGGCGCGGCCGCGACAAGCGCGACGGTTTCGGTGAAGATGGCTTCGATCCGTTTGGCGGCGGGAATGATGGTTTCCCGCCCGCGCGCGATTTCGGCGGCGGCGACCGGTTTGGCGGTGGTGACCGCTTCGGTGGCGGCGGCGACAGGTTCGGCGGCGGTGGCGGTGGTGACCGCTTCGGCGGTGGCGGCCCGCGCGGCGGCGGTGGCCCTCGTGGTCCCGGTGGCCCGGGCGGCGGCGGTGGCGGTGGCGGCGGTTTCAGCCGCATGCCCGCCCAGGTTGTCGGCACCGGCAAAGGCATCGTGAAGTTCTTCAATTCCCAGAAGGGCTTCGGCTTCATCCAGCAGGAAGGTGGCGGCGAAGACGTCTTCGTCCACATCAGCGCGGTGGAGCGTGCCGGCCTTGAAGGCCTCGCCGAAGGGCAGGAGCTCCAGTACAACCTCGTGGATCGCGGCGGCAAGGTGTCGGCGCAGGATCTGCAGGTGGTCGGTGATGTGATCGCCGTGGCAGCCAAGCCGGCTGCACCGCAGCGCGAGCTGACCGGCGAGCGCGCCAAGGGCACCGTCAAGTTCTTCAACGCGATGAAGGGCTTCGGCTTCCTCGTTCGCGATGATGGCCAGCCGGACGCCTTCGTTCATATCAGTGCGGTCGAGCGTTCGGGGCTTTCCGCCCTCAACGAAGGCGAGCGCTACGAGTTCGATCTCGAAGTCGATCGACGCGGAAAGTATTCCGCCGTCAATCTGGCACCGATCGAAGGCTGA
- the argF gene encoding ornithine carbamoyltransferase, which translates to MTHFLDLGDAGADAIAAMINDAIDRKAAREHLPKGAPDADAPLAGRVLALVFEKNSTRTRVSFDIAMRQLGGSVLILDSGSSQLGRGESIADTARVLSRMVDGIMLRTDDHAKIEEMARHASVPVINGLTDQSHPCQIVADLLTVIEHGKALPGLELAWFGDGNNVLHSILEAAGLFKFNVRVATPAGYEPDPAFVELARAGGATVTLTRDAKAAATGADVIVTDTWISMGQAHAEAKLAAMAPYQVNADLMALAKPDAVFLHCLPAHVGEEVSEEVFEGPQSVVFDEAENRIHAQKSVLLWSFGLLGN; encoded by the coding sequence ATGACGCACTTCCTCGACCTCGGCGATGCCGGCGCGGACGCCATCGCGGCGATGATCAATGACGCGATCGACCGCAAGGCGGCGCGTGAGCATCTGCCCAAGGGTGCGCCCGATGCCGATGCCCCGCTGGCCGGCCGCGTGCTGGCGCTGGTGTTCGAGAAGAACTCGACCCGCACCCGCGTCAGCTTCGACATCGCCATGCGTCAGCTCGGCGGGAGCGTGCTGATCCTCGATTCGGGTTCAAGCCAGCTCGGGCGCGGGGAGAGCATTGCCGACACTGCACGGGTGCTGAGCCGGATGGTCGACGGGATCATGCTGCGCACCGATGATCACGCCAAGATCGAGGAAATGGCGCGCCATGCCAGCGTGCCGGTGATCAACGGGCTGACCGACCAGTCGCATCCCTGCCAGATCGTCGCCGATCTGCTCACCGTGATCGAGCATGGCAAGGCGCTGCCCGGGCTGGAGCTGGCGTGGTTCGGGGATGGCAACAATGTGCTGCACTCGATCCTCGAGGCGGCGGGGCTGTTCAAGTTCAACGTCCGCGTGGCGACGCCTGCGGGATATGAACCCGATCCGGCCTTCGTCGAACTGGCGCGTGCCGGCGGGGCCACGGTCACGCTGACGCGCGACGCAAAGGCCGCGGCGACGGGCGCGGATGTGATTGTCACCGACACCTGGATCTCGATGGGTCAGGCCCATGCCGAGGCCAAGCTGGCGGCGATGGCGCCCTATCAGGTCAATGCCGATCTGATGGCGCTGGCCAAGCCCGATGCGGTCTTCCTCCACTGCCTGCCCGCGCACGTGGGCGAGGAAGTGAGCGAAGAGGTGTTCGAAGGCCCGCAATCGGTGGTGTTCGACGAGGCCGAGAACCGCATCCACGCGCAGAAATCGGTGCTGCTGTGGAGCTTCGGACTGCTTGGCAACTGA
- a CDS encoding peptide chain release factor 3 has protein sequence MSNRRTFAIISHPDAGKTTLTEKLLLQGGAIHLAGEVKARGAARRARSDWMKIEQQRGISVTSSVMTFQKDGITFNLLDTPGHEDFSEDTYRTLTAVDSAVMVIDAAKGIEPQTRKLFEVCRLRSVPIITFVNKVDREGRDPFETLDEVADMLALDVSPQMWPIGMGGEFEGILDFRTGEVSRPEGPSKEFLGTREAGAHIPERFADEIELARGGYPEFDIEAYRHGDLTPVYFGSALKNFGVTELIDAIARYAPPPRPQPAGAEQISPERDEVTGFIFKVQANMDPNHRDRIAFMRQVSGTFKRGMKLTPSGLGKPIAVHSPILFFAQDRELADTAEAGDIIGIPNHGTLRVGDTLSERNQVRFTGLPNFAPEILRRVQLRDPTKTKQLRKALDDLSEEGVIQVFYPEIGSAHIVGVVGQLQLEVLISRLEAEYKVEAVLEPSPFATARWIKGDAKALDEFASFNRANLAKDRDGDLVFMAKSPWDVSYQVEKNPQLTFSATKER, from the coding sequence ATGTCCAACCGCCGCACTTTCGCGATCATCTCGCACCCTGACGCGGGGAAGACCACGCTCACCGAAAAGCTGCTGCTGCAAGGCGGGGCGATCCACCTGGCCGGCGAGGTCAAGGCGCGCGGGGCTGCGCGGCGGGCGCGTTCGGACTGGATGAAGATCGAGCAGCAGCGCGGGATCTCGGTCACGTCGAGCGTGATGACCTTCCAGAAGGATGGGATCACCTTCAACCTGCTCGACACGCCGGGCCACGAGGATTTCTCGGAAGACACCTATCGCACGCTGACGGCGGTGGATTCGGCGGTGATGGTGATCGACGCGGCCAAGGGCATCGAGCCGCAGACCCGCAAGCTGTTTGAGGTCTGCCGTTTGCGCTCGGTGCCGATCATCACCTTCGTCAACAAGGTCGACCGCGAAGGCCGCGATCCCTTCGAGACGCTCGACGAAGTGGCCGATATGCTCGCGCTCGACGTCAGCCCGCAGATGTGGCCGATCGGCATGGGCGGCGAGTTCGAGGGCATCCTCGACTTCCGAACCGGCGAGGTCAGCCGCCCGGAAGGCCCGTCCAAGGAATTCCTCGGCACGCGCGAGGCGGGCGCCCACATCCCCGAACGCTTTGCCGACGAGATCGAGCTGGCGCGCGGCGGCTATCCCGAGTTCGACATCGAGGCCTATCGCCACGGCGATCTGACGCCGGTCTATTTCGGATCGGCGCTCAAGAACTTCGGCGTGACCGAGCTGATCGACGCGATCGCCCGCTATGCTCCGCCGCCCCGGCCCCAGCCCGCAGGCGCAGAGCAGATCAGCCCCGAGCGTGACGAGGTGACCGGCTTCATCTTCAAGGTGCAGGCCAACATGGACCCCAACCACCGCGACCGCATCGCCTTCATGCGGCAGGTTTCGGGCACCTTCAAACGCGGGATGAAGCTGACCCCTAGCGGCCTCGGCAAGCCCATCGCCGTCCACTCGCCGATCCTGTTCTTCGCGCAGGACCGCGAGCTGGCTGACACGGCGGAAGCGGGCGACATCATCGGCATCCCCAACCACGGCACCCTGCGCGTGGGCGATACCCTGTCCGAGCGCAATCAGGTGCGCTTCACCGGCCTGCCCAACTTCGCGCCGGAAATCCTGCGCCGCGTGCAATTGCGCGATCCGACCAAGACCAAGCAATTGCGCAAGGCCCTCGACGACCTCAGCGAAGAGGGCGTCATTCAGGTGTTCTACCCCGAGATCGGCTCGGCCCATATCGTCGGCGTGGTCGGCCAGCTTCAGCTCGAAGTGCTGATTTCGCGGCTGGAGGCGGAATACAAGGTCGAAGCCGTGCTCGAACCCTCGCCCTTTGCCACCGCGCGCTGGATCAAGGGTGACGCCAAGGCATTGGACGAATTCGCGAGCTTCAATCGCGCGAACCTCGCCAAGGACCGCGATGGCGATCTGGTGTTCATGGCCAAGAGCCCGTGGGACGTCAGTTATCAGGTCGAGAAGAACCCGCAGCTGACCTTCTCGGCCACGAAGGAACGCTAG
- a CDS encoding P-II family nitrogen regulator — MKFIIAIIKPFKLDEVRQALSNMGIAGMTVTEVKGFGRQKGQTEIYRGAEYSTNMLPKVKLEIAASDDIAAQVVETIQQTANTGAIGDGKIFVLDLASATRIRTGESGETAL, encoded by the coding sequence ATGAAGTTCATCATCGCCATCATCAAACCGTTCAAGCTCGATGAGGTTCGTCAGGCGCTCAGCAATATGGGCATCGCCGGGATGACCGTCACCGAGGTCAAGGGCTTTGGCCGCCAGAAGGGCCAGACCGAAATCTACCGCGGGGCCGAATACTCCACCAACATGCTCCCCAAGGTGAAACTCGAGATCGCCGCGAGCGATGATATCGCCGCGCAGGTCGTCGAAACCATCCAGCAGACCGCCAACACGGGCGCCATCGGCGACGGCAAGATCTTCGTGCTCGATCTCGCCTCCGCCACCCGCATCCGCACCGGCGAGTCCGGTGAAACCGCGCTGTAA
- a CDS encoding ammonium transporter, which translates to MKRILSNAAALVTGAVFLAAPAFAAPVAEAAEAAAAAAPAVFTPTAEMVNKGDVAWMMVSTALVLMMSVPALALFYGGLVRAKNMLSVLMQVLTIVCVAALVWFGWGYSMAFTSTGTPFPALFGGLDKAFLKGVSVTSLAATFSNGVYLPELVFVMFQMTFACITPALIVGAFAERVKFTPLIIFVVAWMTLAYFPIAHMVWYWAGPDFLHTAPTDMGLLWGWGALDFAGGTVVHINAGIAGLVGCLVIGPRIGYKKEPMPPHSLVMTMIGASLLWIGWFGFNAGSALESNAFAALAFVNTFVATAAAGAAWAMIEQVAHKKPSLLGGVSGVVAGLVAITPAAGFAHPGTAIILGAVASVICYFFVTTVKNKLNYDDSLDVFGIHAVGGIVGAIGTGIVADPALGGQGWIDYTAPVAKAGAFDLVGQVTTQIYAVGVTVAWTGVVSAVLFLALKYTIGLRPDAEAETNGLDISEHGERAYN; encoded by the coding sequence ATGAAGCGTATTCTCTCCAATGCAGCGGCGCTGGTGACCGGGGCGGTCTTCCTCGCCGCGCCCGCCTTTGCCGCTCCGGTGGCCGAAGCTGCCGAGGCTGCGGCCGCTGCCGCGCCTGCCGTGTTCACGCCCACTGCCGAGATGGTCAACAAGGGCGATGTCGCCTGGATGATGGTCTCGACTGCGCTGGTGCTGATGATGAGCGTTCCGGCTCTCGCTCTGTTCTACGGCGGCCTTGTGCGCGCCAAGAACATGCTCTCGGTGCTGATGCAGGTGCTCACCATCGTCTGTGTCGCCGCACTGGTGTGGTTCGGCTGGGGCTATTCGATGGCCTTCACCTCGACCGGCACGCCCTTCCCGGCGCTGTTCGGCGGGCTCGACAAGGCCTTCCTCAAGGGCGTTTCGGTCACCTCGCTGGCCGCGACCTTCTCCAACGGGGTCTACCTGCCCGAGCTGGTCTTCGTGATGTTCCAGATGACCTTCGCCTGCATCACGCCCGCGCTGATCGTCGGCGCCTTTGCCGAGCGCGTGAAGTTCACCCCGCTGATCATCTTCGTGGTCGCGTGGATGACGCTCGCCTATTTCCCGATCGCACACATGGTGTGGTACTGGGCCGGCCCGGACTTCCTCCACACCGCGCCGACCGACATGGGTCTGCTGTGGGGCTGGGGCGCGCTCGACTTCGCTGGCGGCACCGTGGTGCACATCAATGCGGGCATTGCCGGTCTCGTCGGCTGCCTCGTGATCGGCCCGCGCATCGGCTACAAGAAGGAGCCCATGCCCCCGCACAGCCTGGTGATGACCATGATCGGCGCCAGCCTGCTGTGGATCGGCTGGTTCGGGTTCAACGCCGGCTCGGCGCTCGAATCCAACGCCTTCGCCGCCCTCGCCTTCGTCAACACCTTCGTCGCCACCGCAGCAGCGGGTGCAGCCTGGGCCATGATCGAGCAGGTCGCCCACAAGAAGCCCTCGCTTCTCGGCGGTGTCTCGGGTGTGGTTGCCGGTCTGGTTGCGATCACTCCGGCGGCGGGCTTTGCCCACCCCGGCACCGCGATCATCCTCGGCGCGGTCGCATCGGTGATCTGCTACTTCTTCGTCACCACGGTGAAGAACAAGCTGAACTATGACGACAGCCTTGATGTCTTCGGCATCCACGCTGTTGGCGGGATCGTCGGCGCAATCGGGACCGGCATTGTCGCCGACCCGGCGCTCGGCGGCCAGGGCTGGATCGACTACACCGCACCGGTGGCCAAGGCGGGCGCGTTCGACCTCGTCGGCCAGGTGACCACCCAGATCTACGCGGTCGGCGTGACCGTCGCCTGGACCGGGGTCGTCTCGGCGGTGCTGTTCCTTGCCCTCAAGTACACCATCGGGCTCCGCCCCGACGCCGAAGCCGAAACCAACGGCCTCGACATCTCCGAACACGGCGAGCGCGCCTACAACTAA
- a CDS encoding sterol desaturase family protein, translated as MPDLNPTQYAVPLFVVAVLAEMIWAKLRAPEAYEPKDTLVSLAFGLGSTVAGALLGGFALAVFIKTYDYRLFDFGPEWWSVWWAWPVCFVLDDLKYYWVHRAGHRIRWMWASHVNHHSSQHYNLSTALRQSWTGALTFGFLFAVPLVLLGFHPAMIAICGGFNLIYQFWIHTEAIGRMPRWFEAVMNTPSHHRVHHATNPRYLDRNYAGVFIIWDRMFGTFEPEVDDEPIRYGIVKQLGSFNLLWAVFHEWIGMIADILRAPWRHKLSYLLREPGWSHDGSRETSDMIRDSWRARTQQGVAPLATSVADRNPIAGAHEAA; from the coding sequence ATGCCTGACCTCAACCCCACCCAATATGCCGTGCCGCTGTTCGTTGTGGCGGTGCTGGCCGAGATGATCTGGGCAAAGCTGCGCGCGCCAGAGGCCTATGAACCAAAGGACACGCTGGTCAGCCTCGCCTTCGGCCTTGGCTCGACAGTGGCAGGCGCGCTGCTGGGCGGTTTCGCGCTCGCAGTCTTCATCAAGACCTACGACTACCGGCTCTTCGATTTCGGCCCCGAATGGTGGTCGGTGTGGTGGGCGTGGCCGGTGTGCTTCGTGCTCGATGACCTCAAGTACTACTGGGTGCACCGCGCCGGACACCGCATCCGCTGGATGTGGGCGTCACATGTGAACCACCACTCCTCGCAGCACTACAACCTCTCCACCGCGCTGCGGCAGAGCTGGACGGGCGCGCTGACCTTCGGCTTCCTGTTCGCGGTGCCGCTGGTGCTGCTGGGTTTCCATCCGGCGATGATCGCGATCTGCGGCGGGTTCAACCTCATCTACCAGTTCTGGATCCACACCGAGGCGATCGGGCGGATGCCGCGCTGGTTCGAGGCGGTGATGAACACCCCCAGCCACCACCGCGTCCACCACGCCACCAACCCGCGCTATCTCGACCGCAATTATGCCGGCGTGTTCATCATCTGGGACCGGATGTTCGGCACCTTCGAGCCGGAAGTGGATGACGAACCGATCCGCTACGGCATCGTCAAGCAGCTCGGCAGCTTCAACCTACTCTGGGCGGTGTTCCACGAGTGGATCGGGATGATCGCCGACATCCTCCGCGCGCCGTGGCGGCACAAGCTTTCCTACCTGCTGCGCGAGCCCGGCTGGAGCCATGACGGCAGCCGCGAAACCTCCGACATGATCCGCGACAGCTGGCGCGCACGCACGCAGCAAGGGGTTGCACCACTCGCAACTTCAGTAGCGGATCGAAACCCGATTGCAGGCGCGCACGAAGCTGCTTAA
- a CDS encoding TIGR01244 family sulfur transferase, translating into MSGFRKLTENVLVSPQLALEDVAAAAAEGVVMIINNRPDGEEPDAPQGDAIEAAAAAAGLNYVAIPVGHSGFSEPQVDAMIAALEQAEGPILAYCRSGTRSTLLWALAQAKQGMDPDMIARTAMQAGYDVSPVRTLIDMLAAR; encoded by the coding sequence ATGAGCGGATTTCGCAAGCTTACAGAAAATGTGTTGGTCAGCCCGCAACTTGCGCTCGAAGACGTGGCGGCTGCCGCGGCCGAGGGCGTGGTGATGATCATCAACAACCGGCCCGACGGGGAAGAGCCTGACGCGCCGCAGGGCGACGCGATCGAGGCCGCCGCTGCCGCCGCCGGGCTCAACTATGTGGCCATTCCGGTCGGCCATTCCGGCTTCAGCGAACCGCAGGTCGATGCGATGATTGCCGCGCTGGAGCAGGCCGAAGGCCCGATTCTCGCCTATTGCCGTTCGGGCACGCGCTCGACCCTGCTGTGGGCGCTGGCGCAGGCCAAGCAGGGCATGGATCCCGACATGATCGCGCGCACCGCGATGCAGGCAGGCTATGACGTCAGCCCGGTCCGCACGCTGATCGACATGCTGGCCGCGCGCTGA
- a CDS encoding pyridoxamine 5'-phosphate oxidase family protein, translating to MAEFTDALSEKHIAMITAQPVFFVATAAAEGRINLSPKGYDAFRVLSPTRVAYLDLGGSGNETHAHLAADGRITVMFCNFQQPALILRIYGRGRAVLPQDAEWGALASHFTLLPGTRQIFDIAVESVQTSCGYGVPLMQLDSERETLVKYHRLADPAAWEAKTAGRTRSIDGLPTRATDRYIAGEDA from the coding sequence ATGGCGGAATTCACCGATGCGCTGAGCGAGAAGCACATCGCGATGATCACCGCCCAGCCGGTGTTCTTCGTCGCGACGGCGGCGGCGGAGGGGCGGATCAATTTGAGCCCAAAGGGCTATGATGCCTTCCGCGTGCTCTCGCCCACGCGGGTCGCCTATCTCGATCTCGGCGGCTCGGGGAACGAGACCCATGCGCATCTGGCGGCGGATGGCCGGATCACGGTGATGTTCTGCAATTTCCAGCAGCCTGCGCTGATCCTGCGGATCTACGGGCGCGGGCGGGCGGTGTTGCCGCAGGATGCGGAATGGGGGGCGCTCGCAAGCCATTTCACCCTGCTGCCCGGTACGCGGCAGATCTTCGATATCGCGGTGGAAAGCGTGCAGACTAGCTGCGGATATGGCGTGCCGTTGATGCAGCTCGATAGCGAGCGCGAAACGCTGGTGAAGTATCACCGTCTGGCCGATCCTGCCGCGTGGGAGGCCAAGACCGCGGGGCGCACGCGCAGCATCGACGGTCTGCCGACCCGGGCCACCGATCGCTACATCGCCGGCGAGGACGCCTGA
- a CDS encoding alpha/beta hydrolase: protein MHDTGPTSQTFISQRLRLHYLDWGGRGKPPLVLVHGGRDHARSWDWTAEALREDYHVIAMDHRGHGDSDWVSDGVYSAADMVYDLAQLIHQLGVGPVRMVAHSMGGNVALRYAGALPDMVTKLVAIEGLGPSPEYRAKQRSQPYPERLAEWIEKKRKAAGRSPRKYESIEAAFARMIEENAYLTEEQARHLTVHGVNRNEDGTYSWKFDPHLNVWPTEDIGDEFVEALWGAITCPTLLLYGADSWASNPEKDGRISHFKTAEVIEFEKAGHWLHHDQFDRFIATLRAFL, encoded by the coding sequence ATGCACGACACCGGCCCGACATCGCAAACCTTCATCTCGCAGCGCCTGCGGCTCCACTATCTCGACTGGGGTGGCCGAGGAAAGCCGCCGCTGGTGCTGGTCCATGGCGGTCGCGATCATGCGCGCAGCTGGGATTGGACCGCCGAGGCGCTGCGCGAGGATTACCATGTCATCGCCATGGATCACCGTGGCCACGGCGATAGCGACTGGGTGTCGGACGGGGTCTATTCGGCTGCCGACATGGTCTATGATCTGGCGCAGCTGATCCACCAATTGGGCGTCGGCCCGGTGCGAATGGTGGCGCACTCGATGGGCGGCAATGTCGCGCTGCGCTACGCGGGCGCTCTGCCCGACATGGTGACGAAGCTGGTGGCGATCGAGGGCCTCGGCCCTTCGCCCGAATATCGCGCCAAGCAGCGCAGCCAGCCCTATCCCGAGCGGCTCGCCGAATGGATCGAGAAGAAGCGCAAGGCCGCCGGGCGCTCTCCGCGCAAGTACGAGAGCATCGAGGCCGCCTTCGCCCGCATGATCGAGGAGAACGCCTACCTCACAGAGGAGCAGGCGCGCCATCTCACCGTCCACGGGGTCAACCGCAACGAGGATGGCACCTATAGCTGGAAGTTCGATCCCCACCTCAATGTCTGGCCGACGGAGGATATCGGGGACGAGTTCGTCGAGGCCTTGTGGGGGGCAATCACCTGCCCGACGCTGCTGCTCTACGGGGCGGATTCCTGGGCCTCGAACCCCGAGAAGGACGGGCGCATCTCCCATTTCAAGACAGCCGAAGTGATCGAGTTCGAGAAAGCGGGCCACTGGCTCCACCACGATCAGTTCGACCGCTTCATCGCCACCTTGCGCGCGTTTCTCTGA
- a CDS encoding GMC family oxidoreductase encodes MESFDYIVIGGGSAGSAVAGRLAVDGTRRVCLLEAGGRNDNVWIKTPGFMPFIPEKSNYKYETVPQKGLNGRTGYQPRGRGLGGSSAINAMVYIRGNRWDYDNWAAEGCTGWAYDDVLPYFRHAEANERGSDSWHGDGGPLFVSDQTAANPASHAFVEAAAALQLRTNADFNGERQDGFGLYQVTQRKGERWSAARAYVEPIREQGNFAVRTDTMVEKLVIESGRVTGVQIRRGGKSESLHARRGVVLSAGAFNSPQILMLSGIGPAEHLKAHGIEVVLDRAGVGGNLQDHIDYVSGWETQSDVPIGGTIKGTLRMAAAIVEHRRKRTGVMTTCYAEAGGFWSVMPDAPAPDVQWHFVPAVLEDHGREKVKVHGFSLHACVLRPESRGTVRLGSADAAAAPVIDPNFLSDERDMAVLRAGVRLSHRIAEAPALQAFGPSDRHPVDLDDDAALDAMIRNRADTVYHPVGTCRMGADADAVVDPKLRLNGLEGLWVADASVMPKIVSGNTNAPSIMIGERCADFVMEAERV; translated from the coding sequence ATGGAAAGTTTCGACTACATCGTCATCGGCGGTGGCAGCGCCGGCAGTGCGGTTGCCGGGCGTCTGGCTGTGGACGGCACGCGCCGCGTGTGCCTGCTCGAAGCGGGCGGGCGCAACGACAATGTCTGGATCAAGACGCCGGGCTTCATGCCCTTCATTCCGGAAAAGTCGAACTACAAATACGAAACCGTCCCCCAGAAGGGCCTGAACGGGCGCACCGGATACCAGCCGCGCGGACGCGGGCTCGGCGGTTCCTCGGCGATCAACGCGATGGTCTATATCCGCGGCAATCGCTGGGATTACGACAACTGGGCGGCCGAGGGCTGCACCGGCTGGGCCTATGACGACGTGCTCCCCTACTTCCGCCACGCCGAGGCCAACGAGCGCGGCAGCGACAGCTGGCACGGCGATGGCGGGCCGCTGTTCGTGTCTGACCAGACCGCCGCCAACCCCGCATCCCACGCCTTCGTCGAAGCCGCCGCGGCGCTCCAGCTGCGCACCAATGCCGATTTCAACGGCGAGCGACAGGACGGCTTCGGTCTCTATCAGGTCACCCAGCGCAAGGGCGAACGCTGGTCCGCCGCGCGCGCCTATGTCGAGCCGATCCGCGAGCAGGGCAACTTCGCCGTGCGCACCGACACCATGGTCGAAAAGCTGGTGATCGAGAGCGGGCGCGTGACCGGCGTGCAGATCCGCCGCGGCGGAAAATCGGAATCCCTGCATGCCCGGCGCGGCGTGGTGCTTTCGGCGGGCGCTTTCAACAGCCCGCAGATCCTGATGCTGTCCGGCATCGGCCCGGCCGAGCACTTGAAGGCGCACGGGATCGAGGTGGTGCTCGATCGCGCAGGTGTCGGCGGCAATCTTCAGGACCACATCGACTATGTGTCCGGCTGGGAGACGCAGAGCGACGTTCCCATCGGCGGCACGATCAAGGGCACGCTGCGCATGGCCGCCGCGATCGTGGAACATCGCCGCAAGCGCACCGGGGTGATGACCACCTGCTATGCCGAGGCCGGCGGCTTCTGGAGCGTCATGCCCGACGCCCCCGCGCCCGACGTGCAATGGCACTTTGTCCCCGCCGTGCTCGAAGATCACGGCCGCGAGAAGGTGAAGGTCCACGGCTTCTCGCTCCATGCCTGCGTGCTACGTCCGGAGAGCCGCGGCACGGTGCGGCTGGGGTCGGCCGATGCAGCCGCCGCGCCGGTGATCGATCCCAACTTCCTCAGTGACGAGCGCGACATGGCGGTGCTGCGTGCGGGCGTACGCCTGTCGCACAGGATCGCCGAAGCCCCCGCGCTGCAAGCCTTCGGCCCGAGCGACCGCCACCCGGTCGATCTCGATGACGATGCCGCATTGGACGCGATGATCCGCAATCGCGCGGACACAGTCTACCACCCCGTCGGCACCTGCCGCATGGGCGCGGATGCAGACGCCGTGGTCGACCCGAAGCTGCGCCTGAACGGGCTCGAAGGCCTGTGGGTGGCCGATGCGAGCGTGATGCCCAAGATCGTCAGCGGCAACACCAACGCGCCCAGCATCATGATCGGCGAACGCTGCGCCGATTTCGTGATGGAAGCCGAGCGGGTTTAA
- a CDS encoding aspartate aminotransferase family protein: MSISPLMPVYPRCGVRPVRGEHCHLIDEDGTRYLDFASGIAVNLLGHSHEGLIGAIQQQAATLMHVSNLYGSPQGERLAQMLVDNTFADTVFFTNSGAEAVECAIKTARAYHQNAGDAGDAGRYELITFHNAFHGRTMATISASNQTKMHHGFSPLLDGFKYAPFDDLEAAKALIGPKTAGFLVEPIQGEGGIRPASQEFMAGLRALADEHDLMLVLDEVQCGVARTGTLYAYEQYGIVPDIVATAKGIGGGFPLGACLATEKAARGMTFGTHGSTYGGNPLAMAAGTAVMEAVANEAFLASVREKGERLRTRLEQFIGNYPELFELVRGKGLMLGLKMKMESRPFYVHLRDHHQLLTVAAGDNTIRIIPPLVIGDAEIEEFFDKLSAGAASFKVPEAA, from the coding sequence ATGTCGATTTCCCCGCTCATGCCCGTCTATCCGCGTTGCGGCGTACGGCCGGTGCGCGGCGAGCACTGCCATCTGATCGACGAGGACGGCACGCGCTATCTCGATTTCGCCAGCGGCATCGCGGTCAATCTGCTGGGCCATTCCCACGAAGGGCTGATCGGCGCGATCCAGCAGCAGGCAGCGACCCTGATGCACGTGTCGAACCTTTATGGCAGTCCGCAGGGCGAACGCCTCGCCCAGATGCTGGTCGACAACACCTTTGCCGATACGGTGTTCTTCACCAATTCGGGGGCCGAGGCAGTGGAGTGCGCGATCAAGACCGCGCGCGCCTATCACCAGAACGCCGGCGATGCGGGCGATGCTGGCCGCTATGAGCTGATCACGTTCCACAACGCCTTCCACGGGCGGACGATGGCAACCATCAGCGCCTCGAACCAGACCAAGATGCACCACGGCTTCTCGCCGCTGCTCGACGGGTTCAAATATGCGCCCTTCGACGATCTCGAAGCGGCCAAGGCGCTGATCGGGCCGAAGACCGCAGGCTTCCTGGTGGAGCCGATCCAGGGCGAGGGCGGCATCCGTCCGGCCTCGCAGGAATTCATGGCTGGCCTGCGCGCGCTGGCGGACGAGCATGATCTGATGCTGGTGCTGGATGAAGTGCAGTGCGGCGTGGCGCGCACCGGCACGCTCTACGCCTACGAGCAATACGGGATCGTCCCCGATATCGTCGCGACCGCCAAGGGCATTGGCGGCGGCTTCCCGCTCGGCGCCTGTCTCGCCACGGAAAAGGCCGCGCGCGGCATGACCTTCGGCACCCATGGCTCGACCTATGGCGGCAATCCGCTCGCCATGGCGGCCGGGACAGCGGTGATGGAGGCGGTCGCCAACGAGGCGTTCCTTGCCTCGGTGCGCGAGAAGGGCGAGCGGCTGCGGACGCGGCTCGAACAGTTCATCGGCAACTATCCAGAGTTGTTCGAACTGGTGCGCGGAAAGGGCCTGATGCTGGGCCTCAAGATGAAGATGGAAAGCCGCCCCTTCTACGTCCACCTGCGCGATCATCACCAGCTGCTGACCGTGGCGGCGGGCGACAACACCATCCGCATCATCCCGCCGCTGGTGATCGGTGATGCCGAGATCGAAGAGTTCTTCGACAAGCTTTCCGCCGGCGCGGCGAGCTTCAAGGTGCCCGAAGCGGCATGA